One genomic segment of Desulfovibrio desulfuricans includes these proteins:
- a CDS encoding SpaA isopeptide-forming pilin-related protein has translation KDTYSKVEISKTDLTTGKELEGAKLQILNKEGEVLEEWVTDGKPHLVEKLPVGEELILREITAPEGYEIAEDVKFT, from the coding sequence GAAAGATACCTATTCCAAAGTGGAAATCTCCAAAACAGACCTCACCACCGGAAAGGAACTGGAAGGAGCCAAGCTTCAGATCTTAAATAAAGAGGGTGAAGTTTTGGAAGAGTGGGTAACAGATGGAAAACCGCATCTGGTAGAGAAACTTCCGGTAGGGGAAGAACTGATCCTGCGTGAGATCACAGCACCGGAAGGCTATGAGATCGCAGAAGATGTGAAGTTTACAC